The Apis mellifera strain DH4 linkage group LG3, Amel_HAv3.1, whole genome shotgun sequence genome includes the window GCAACACAAACGCGTAGCTATGTATCTCACTGAATTACCGACGTGTATGAAAATGGCGTAGCCCGCATCCTGCATCTGACGTTAAAGCTgcaggaggggggagagaaaaaatgcGCTATTTAAAGTTCTTCCGTGGAATTATACTCCTGTACAGAAGAATCTGTGTACACCTGTGAAGGAATCCAAGgaccttcttctttcttaagGAATCGACAATTATATCCTTTTCGCTTCCTGATTTCGCGCACAAGATCTTTATTACCGCGCGATAATTCGAAGTAacgagaggaaaaaggaaaaagtattGGAAGGaattacgatatttattcgttatctcgaaattaatttttctaatacatCGAGGTATCACTTCTTTTTCcaaggaaataaattaattcgatccaACGCGCGGttttatcaaagaattttattcaaatacgaTATACGTTCGCAAATCATCCAGACGTACTATTCGCCCTGAAAACAGCGCACCATCCTTTTCCCTGTGCGTTCCGTCACGCTCGGGGACGTATCAGAGACACACCTGGCAATCGATAATGGTACAAAGGTAGCGGGCAAACGGGGTTCCGAAAGGAGGGTAAAAACTTGCACGAACTTGCGTTTACAACATTTCCGAGTAGTACAATTTCGtgcaacctaacctaacctcgtCCTCCATTTTTACCAATCGACAATGCGTCGTCCACAATTTGTCTCGAATattaaagggagagagagagagaagtgttTTTTAAACgctttttcgaacgaaacatGGCGGAACTATTTCTACGACGGAACGTCTCTCACGCCATTTTACAAAATCGACCAATCCGATATTCCGTGTTGAAACGAAACTACACCATGCTAATTGATGAGACACGGTTTCTCGACCGATTAAAGCCGCTCTAAACGATGTGTACACGAGGCCGGCGAATGTGGGCACGGACTTTTGAAAGATCGGCCCACGAGCAATCGAAGCAATCTACGGGATGTTAATTTCAGAGAACCAGCTCGCAGGACGATGCTAATTTTCGCGAGCTTCGCCAAAATTTCGGATCAAATTCGCGAAAAACGTTTCCGCGTGAGGGAGAAACAAAGAATTTCTCGAACTggtacgtaaaaaaaaaaaaaaagaaaaaataacacaaaggaaaggaatatttctcttgacaataaaatttcaaaccaAAAGTAtacatctatttaaaaaaagagttgGTTAAAGTTTGcagagaataatatttccaaatctCGAGCGTGAAAATCACCGTCCATATATTACGAATTTCTTACGTTTGCGCCAGAGAATGCGCCATGAATGCTTTTACACGGTTCGACGCGTCAGCGATCAGATGTAATCGCACGTATGGAAGGAATTAAAGGTCGCCCATTTGCGCAGTATTTCATTTAACGAAATAGTAAGGCGAAACGGATCTACGATTCAGCAGCGATCTTCCTCGTTAGCTCCTTCGAGCTTGGAAAGGAAACGCGCGCGAGCGCGTTCCGCCATCAACTTTGTTAACCCGCGATCGTTAAATGGAATTATCCGaatctatttatttccaaGAAAAGGATAATGCGTTTAATTCGAAGGAGGATATTTGGCATAAACTTCGAACGACGATGAAACTGTTGAAAAAATGGCTAAACAAATCGCTTCGACACGAGCGCGTTGAAAATCCTGGGAATCCTGCAAAAGGATTCATGCCGTTTGGTAGCAGGGCGTGGGAGACGGCCGACCAGCTGCTGGTGGATGTTGGTTCAAGGACCATTACACAATGGGACTGTACGTATGAACGTGCACGTTAGACGAGAAAGTCACGTTTTCGTGGAGTGGCTTTCTGCCTTTTACGAGTGacgaaaaggaaggaggaatcGTGTTTCCGTAAAAAAGCGTAGAAATAACCGCCAACTTCATCGCCATCCACGAGCCGAGTCCGAAAGATCCAATTTAACCCCTCATATTCTCTCTTCATTCTCCAATATCCAATTAAAACCATTTCTActaacaataataaacaaaatcatCGCCTCACAAATCGTAATCAAGTCGATCGACGAATGTCCCTCGATAAATTCAACGACGATGGATACCGGATGGATGAAAGGAGATCGCGGGCGGGGGAGGATTGCCAATTAGAGGCAAGTCGCAGCCAATCAGCGCGAAAGCGCGCGAAACGGTGCGTTATCGCTGCCAAGGATCGTCACGAGGGACCAGTTTGACGGCCGGTTGATAACTCGCCAACGAGTCGGCCATCTTCGGATAACGGCCGATTTCCGTCCGTGCGGCTTCTGCGAGAATTTCGATTCCGCCCACCCGAAAAAGAAGTTCGAGTTGTTAAAATTGGAGTAAAAACCGAGAGTCATCTCGATTACAAATTGCGAAACGTTCGAACGAAgaggaatcgaagaaaaaatttcaggaatattctttatttttgagtataaatatttacgaatttagataatttaaaggaactcggcaaatatattattcacccGTTTGTCAAAAACATGTCctgttgattttaattttagatcgaTCTGCTCAATGAATTAGTTTTAAATAGCTGCAATACGTTGACTGAACATGAAGGACGAATACttggaaagataattttttggttatcgaaataataaatagtttggCCGATTCTTTCTGtttaatatcgtttattatttcaagacGGAGCAATACGGTGGTGGAAAAAATACGGTCGGTTCGTTTTAATGGAACGTTAACCTCGCAAGCGTGGCTTTCGATTGTTCCGTCGTGCGAGCATGTAATACGAATCAACGAGCGTGTCtacggaggggggagggagggattcTTGTTTTCAGACGCGAGGCTCCGCTGACcgcgtgaaaaattaatcgagtcAACGTTCCGCGACGTTAATTGCAAGTGTTGTttcatctatctatctatcgagAGAACGGAAAAATAAACGACGATATCGACGATCGTAcgattcaattcttttaacgTTCCTTTacgattcgaacgaaataaaataagagagtCGGAGAGTGCGTTAAATTTACGACTCGGTATGAATGGTTGGAACAAGTATCTGATAAAACGATAGTGGCCTGTTTCGTCCACTTGAAATAATTCACCTCggattaataagatattataaaaaagagcgGATGGCAATAAAAGTTGAGCTGCCAGGGCAGTTGAAACAAACCGGACggcggatatatatatatatatgtatattttatgattattattattggccaATGACATCGATGCAAAACGGTTCGTAAATGCCAATTCCTAACCGAATAAAGTATCTTCGAATGCTGCCTGAAAATCGTcccaaagtttttaaatttccttccAGCCAGATGtgtgattaagaaaaaaaaaattctacttttcTACCGATCtatcgtgaaaaagaaaaatattcgaataaaagtaTCGATCTGAAAAATGGATCACGAAAGAAACGGTGTtgaaacttttcgaaaattgtaaaatcttatatatatatatataggcagATTCCCATGACCGTTCGCCGGGGGAAAAGTTATTAGTCAGTCGGCGATTAGCCTCGTGTAAAACATTCGCTTTGCCGTGGCGCTCATTGCCATTTATCAGGCAAAAGAGTGACTGTGCACATGGAGCGTTGCGCCCGTGGAGAAAGAGCGAGACAGAAGGGAAGGAATCGAATGATTAATAGATACGATCGCATTGACCTAAGAAGCGAGCCTTTCGCGATCCTCCTCTTGGGAAAAACGGGCATACTCGAGGCGAGGGGAAATAACGAGTATCTTTGTCCGTGCTCGTGGCCGgggaaataatcgaattttagaGAAACGATGATTCGGAACCGGCCCCTCCTCATGTGAAACCATTTCCACGTGTCCTTGCCTCgcctttccccctccccgctACAGTTTCGCGAATTTATCGCGAAAGATGGCTGGAAACGATAGCGAATTTCAGTATCTCCATCTCCCCCGCTATGGAATTCGCGCTTGATACTTGTGAGAAAGTTCCTTCCGCGAGTGGAAGGGAATATTATTCctcgttaattttaataacccCTCCTCGTCGAGGAAACGCGATACGATCCATAGAAAGAATAACgaaaatgtaatattcttCTCAAAAATCCCAAGaattacttttcaaaaaagtAGAGATCGGGCAAGCAAAGGGTCTTCGATCAACGAAGACGCTTTCCTTCCTGCTcttccttcgaaaaaaaagagagagagaaaagaagaagaaaaaacctCTCCTCTTCCCTAGCTAGCCAAGGATTTCTTCTTGGAAATCTACATACTGCCACGCAGGATAGAATCCTTTGGTGCTTTATAAGGGCTCGCGGCTGTCCTTCCGTTGACTGACGGCACAATCCTCGATTCCTGCGCGATACCGaaggatctctctctctctctctctctctctccggacGAGGAGACGTAACTGGCATAGGGAAACGAAAGAACGGAAGGAACGGATGGACGTACGGTAGCCAAGGTCCTTAATTATGCGGTTTTACGCTATGCGTCCAACAAACGGGGAGGAAAGGGGCGACGAGGGGACGTTAAGACGAATGCAAATGGCCGCGTGGCTAGGTATAGGCTAGGTCGGGCGGAGAGAGATCTTGCCCTTTTAGTTAACAGATGCCGCGAGATACCGGCTATCTCTCGTCTCTCTTCAATGTCGCGGTGAAAACGGGACGATCGGGAGGAAAGTATCGGTATCCATCCTCGAGTCAAGAGCAACAGCGTGACTCGAGCTGTGTGTTTAATCGGCTCTGGTGGAAAAGCCGATCCGGTTTCGTATTATTCGCCCGCGAAAAATTGCGaggaatttattatgaattatcgaGAGGTAAATTCAgaggaatgatttttttctcttttccctcttcctctttctttttctcgagaaaCTCGCTCCGTTCGATCAATCCGTTGGAAACAACGATCGTCGTCAAATTGTGACCTTTCTTGGAGAACGTGTTTGCCCCTAAAGTGAACGGcaggagagagagacggtTGGCAGACTTTAGTATCATCGTGCACGCGTTTCTCAAGTTGCATTCATGTGTATGCACGTGTATGCACGGAAGGCTCGTGTGGCCCCCTGAATCCGATGAAAGGGAACGAGGAACCGGTTACAGGTCGATCGCACGTCGGATTCTAAGCTGTGCCGGTTTCGAGTGTCTCTAGTAGTTACGTGATATAGAAAGAGTGAATAGACTCCGACTCCGAAAATGTTAATCGCAACAATGGCCTCTAAAGACCAAAGGATCTCGAAGGATCGAGATAGGTTGGTGTTACGACACGGAacggtttcgtttcgttcgtaaATTTTATCCAAGTATTGCTCTtgcgtttaataaaaatatcgaatcgtcGCGAATAACGATTTTTTCGAGctcgattcgaatttaaatttattaattaaaagtaaaacttttgtaattttcGCGAGTTGGACTCGAGTGAAAAATGAACGTGTTACTTGTTAACGGCGCACGGGCGACGCGTGGTTTTGTGTGAAAGCACGTTAAGTCCGGGGCGAATCGTTTCctaaggagagagagaagagaaagccTGAGAACATAAGAACGGCGAACGTCTGGAGAACTGCCGCCATGCCGCATTCAGAATATCTCAACGCAAAGTAACAGACTCGAGGCGAGGTCCTCGGAAGCGACTGCCAACCTCACTCAATCGGAGAACATTCCAGAACGTAATCCCgcgatatcaaaattatttaaattattatttattttaaaaattgattttctttacGATAATTGCGATAATTAACATCGATCGATCCAGATCATTgagttgaaattaaatttatatttgaaatattttattgtacaatttgaaaaataaagaaaaaatattttgagtaTCTTATATTCGAAGAGTAAATTCTCGATTgaggaaataatattgatatttctttctgtatatcgtatatcgtgtattattaagaatcgagaatagaattaaaatgaaatttgttatGCAACAAGGTTGGAAAACAATCTGCAATCAGAGTTTGCATTCGTCTGCGTGTCGCTACTATTCGGTTTTACCAACTTTCTTTGGTAGATTATTCTATACCGCACGTTCTTCCCGCCTAAGTACTCATTGGCCCGAGCCGGTGTTACGTCACTGCCTACGGAGATTTATGCGTTGtagaaaagtgaaaataaaaattcacgatCATAAACGATCAAAAGATTGTAAACTATTCTGCATCTCGCATTGTccgaaataaagataaaattacacCGCAATGTAATTctcattttatgtaattttattctatttcaaatatataaatcacttTCGTTTCGTTGGATTTTTCAAAACGAGTTACATCGACTTTTTAAGTGATAAAATCCTTGTGTTGCAAGATGCAATCGATTTTTTCCAactcgagagaaagagtggAATTCTAATTACGTATTCTTTAATCATGTAACTTGTGACctttgatgaataaaaatgattgcaaaataattaactCAAAGTGTAGAATCGTTTGATCAAATCATAAtcggatggaaaaaaatgtaattttttttttttttaaatatagatttaaataatcgaaatgtaGATGATTAAAATCCGATTGGCGATATAAAATTGGGAGAGTAAtggaaaaaatgttttgaaaatttttgcgtataaaagaaaaagtttcggtgttattcgtgaaaaaaagaagaaaagaaacggggACGCGAAACGTTGGTTCGGATGTTTACGTGCACACGAGGGAAGGAAGACTCGTTTCCTGGAAAGCGGGGTTGGGCACCTGTCCCTCAGGGATTACCAACTTGGAGGCACACGCTTATCggcaatattgaaattgagcACCACTGTGACAGTAACATAACCACGTGTATTCGAAGAAGCTAACACTCATGCgtcaagaatataaaaatccgATAAAAgcgttaaaagaaatttccctatatatatatcaacaaataaagaaatataatttaattgttatatagaataataatcgtaatctCCCTTTTAGAGGTATAATCTTATCGTATAATATTCCGATTTGTCTATATATGACGAACAAAGAATaaggaaaaaagttattaagaaatattgtacatttcgtaaaagaaaaacgcGACGAGCAGGACAAGCATACTGAcatgatcaatatttttgagacAGGTAGTAATTGAAAGCACGACAATGTCCGAAATCCATCGCTACGGAATACCaattatatgaaagaaatcgTTCGTTAATCTTTCAACGTTTTGACCTCAAACGATTCGTAAGACGCTTAATAGAGTGAACGTTCGAAAAAAACACCGAATGTCAGTTAACATGTAAGCGTCCAACGCGCCGGCGCTCAGCGTTGTTTCGTGACCTGTTGCCTAGCAGCGACATGTGGCGAACAACGACTTCAAACTGACTCCGTAGCGAACGCGACGCAAATTCTTAGAAGAGTATGCGTAAATACACTTACCGGATACCGCGGGGAGAGAAACGGCGATAAACAGAGGCAGAAGGAGACACGCCATCGATGCGTAATCCAATTTTCGTCGTGGCAACATGATGCCGTGAATTTTATCCACACACATCGGGTAGACACACACTCATCGGGGCTTGGGCGCACACACTAGAGAGAACCAACACTTCGGTGCACTTCAGTATAAAATCCGCGTACCGTCACTTGACCACGCACATCGTCCGAAATCTGTCACCTCCGATACGTCCAGTAAAAGTGTATACACGTTCACGCGAGGCAATACGAGAAAAAAGCATGCGGCAACCGTATACGAACACGACCGCGTCCGAAACACTTCTGGGATCCCTATTGTTCGCTTAACGCGCTGAAAGTAGTTCCCCAGTGCGCGCGCACCTGCCTTCAACGGCTGTATTACTACGCCACCATAGGATGGCTGACGACGTGACCCAATAGGAATATAGCTACAAGGGAATCGAGCCGTAGCCCGCacacattatatttttggttACATACGAGAATTTTTACCCCagccaaattattttttgtttcaaaaattcaaacatacatcgttaaaaaatttactcctaatcgataatttcataaatcacgaaaattaattttaacaactaTTTTCTTTCTACGTTAAATTacgtatcatattataaatattaaaaaataattccaatatgtTTTTCAATACTCGTAAATACATCTTATTTcgccaataataaattttatcctaCAAACGTTCCATCATTTCGATGATGTacgtaaattttcaaacaaattctcTTTTCTCAGTTATATTACACTTGTCGCAAGGACAAACGAAATCTAAAcgaagttaatttaattatctcgaTATATCAAGGTtgataattaaagtaatatacACTTACAATAAGTAATATAACGCCGATTAAATCGTTTccccttcgtttctttctttttttttctttttcgtatttttttcaatcgattatttttcaatcgatttcaCGAATTCGAGCCTCAACTGTGGATCGAATCCATGATTCTCATCCGGATTGAAATGAAACGCCATCGCGCGTGACGCTTCTCTAGAATTCAAGCGGCAAACGGAACGCAACGAACGTGGTCAGTTATAAAGTGCCAAGACGCCGATGTGTATGAGGCCCCGTCGAGTACTGGCCAAGCATGTCTGATCATTAATTAACCTTCCAGCGGTTGATTGCGTGTAACGCGAAATTCATCGCCAGCGTAGCCGCCGCCAGGCGCGGCTGCTGCCTTAACGAATACAAATGCGGAATTATAATTCGGTGCCCTCTCCTTTAAGCCCATTCAACAGACGAAGCCTTACGAATTGCCTTTCCCCTTTTGTTGTTCCCCCAAACGCACGCGAGAAATACGCGCACGAAACTGTAAATAAACCGTGGTCGTTAGTTCTTATTAATGGAACGATTAACCCTATCATCGAACCGCAAACATCTGCGAACGATGCGTTCGCAGGCATTCGAGATGCGTTACGCCATCGGGAGCGGCAACAGTTTTTCTTCTTAGCGATTTCTATTCGAAAGCGTGGCTCGAGCTcccttaatttttatcgattaaactTTACtggttgataaaaattaaaaatttaatttcttcgaaacgatATCGACTTCGTTATCGCCAGCTAGTTTTTACCCCAGCTAGCGTCTACTTATGCGTGTCTATTAGGTATTCTTAATTAACCGTgacgataaaaattgaaacgcaTATTTTAAAGgcttatgaaaataatatgcatggtatttatcataaattacacGTTTACGCATGACACCAGGAACTGAGCGTTCCTCGCTATGCTGTTGCCAGGACAACGCCGAGTGCTATTGAGTCGATAAAATAAGCAGATTGCTTTGCAACCTCTCTCTCGCAAGTGGAATCATCATGCCCGATCCGTTAGCACCTACCATGgacaataaattaaacgatttgAACAAGAGAATCGTGGAAATCAAGAAAAAGATCCAATTATCAGgtaaaaatctctctcttctcttttaaaatcgtgaaaaaaatataatctaaaaattataatctcgatctcgtttaatattcatacatatatatatatttgccaCCATGTTGTTCGCGTAAAACGTGCCGTTCTCtccgaaaagaaaaacaattcgtTAGCGTTTATTTCCCAAGCCAGTTCCTGATTGCATACGGAGATACATAAGAACACGTTTAACCGGAAAGACTAGAAGTTCAGAAAGAAACGTTCTTGTCACATGCCCCCTTCTCCGGAGaggggggaaaagaaaaaaaaaaaacaaaatttccatcGGTTTATCGATGTACTTATatcaaaatgttaattataaggcGAATATCCCACTAAGCGTTTCTATTAAAACGTAAACCGGTATCCGTCGAGAAGAATTCGaacattaatatatgaaatatcgcGTCTTTTTATTCGATGAATAAATGATCTCGttgattatttgtaatttgaacGTTCAATTCTAATGATAcacgatgaaataatttacattgtttcgaaaaataaaaatatgcatgcaaattaaagaaatgaatcaTGAACTGAGAAGCaaggatttttttatcgatcgtagAACGAACGATGGTATGATTATCGTATCCTACATTCCTTGTCACTCGAAAGACACAATACGAGCTGGCAAGTTTCCTCAAACAAAGTCGCTTTTGCGGGAAATCGTGACGTCGATTTAAGCAATTTGGTCAATTTAGTTTTGCTTAAGATGTACATGCAAAGTAACGTTGATCATGATCACTCGATCCATCGCAATCATCGGTTCAGTCACGACCCGCGTGATTTCTTCCATCCATCCTCcggctattattattatatggaaaCCGTTTCATCTCCTCCTTTTACagcttaattaatttctccgttctatttatctatgtgtgtacgtatatatttcgaagaagaaaaaagtcgattagatccccccccccccccggcTGATATAaaacttacatttttttcaacggAGCGTTCACGACGCTTTTCGACGGGGTTAAAAATTCGCTAAACGCTATTCATACGATTATTGACAAGTAAAATTGCATCTCGTTTAAAACAACATTCCTCGGCTACATAAAACTACACTAAGAAGAAACGTGAAGAAATAGGTAACAAACATTTTGCTCATAAGCGTTTCTCCTCACGAGGAGGAATAGATATTATCGGGCATCGTATAACGCGATGTACTAAGATGTGTTAATAATCAAGCGTGTGCCTTATGCTCACAGAGGGACAAAGGAAAGCGAATTTCGAAGAATACGAAGCTAAGAAGCATGAATATGCGGAGAAAATTACAACTCTCAAGCAAAGCATCAAAGAACTGTACGTGGAGTACGCAAACACGCAGAacgtaattatgaaatttgatgATCGAAGTTGAAAATCGCGATTTCTCGAAATATCGTCCGCCCGATGAAAATCTCATATCTCTTCCCCttctctattattaattacagaaCGAGGGGAAATCAAGAGTTCGCACGGGGAGCGAGTCTTATGGGAAAAAACGCAATTTAGATGAGACAATCGCCAGGATGCAGGAGGACAATGTACGGTTAAGAAAGAAGCACGATCTAATTAAGTATCAGCGCAACAAGGTGAGAtacccatctctctctctctctctctctttctttctcgaaagaaaaaaaacattatttcgcgtgtaaatatatttctttcatcaagCGGGAGCAGAGATTGCGCTCGTTGCTGGACGAGTACGGCCGATTGATGAACAACAAGATGCGCAAGATATTCAAGAGGAAGATGGAGAATCCGTTGAGAAACGTGAGTTGAAAGAGACGAACGTAACACAGATATCGTAAGAAAATCTCGATCTTATGTGTTACAGAAAATCGTCAAGTTGGAGGTACGTTTGGAGCATATGAGGATGATGCAAATTAAGGCGAATATAACGCGGATGAGGTATGCATCGATGTGCTCCGATTTAAAGAGGAAATCCGTCTTCTATGCGTCTATATTGAAAAACTTGGAGGACGAGATAAAGGAGAGGGAGAACGAGACGAAACGTCTTCAGGCAagcgagaaaatttcaatgttcATCGTATACAAAAATAGCGtatgatatgataatatatatatagggggTGAGAGAGGAAGCTGTTACTTTGAAGGACAACATGCAGGGGATGTTGATAAAGGAGGAGATTGAAATTACGAATTGCAGCAAGGAGCGACACGCCGTTCTCGAGGAATACAGGTTCGAACAAGGATttgattttctctttttcttaaaatttaaatttgagggAATGttagagaataaaattgaacgaaagcGTATTATAAGGGAGCGCGTGTTGGAGCGAAAGATGGAGCTCGAGCGTTTGGAGAAGATGATATTCCAATCGCGTCCACGGGACGATTTCGACTGCTCGCGTGGGAGAGGCCAAGGCGCGGAGGACGCGAGCAAGGACGAAGTGGCGCGGTTGGAGGAGACGTTCGCCAAACTTCGCGGGGCGACCGGAGTGTCCAGAACCGAGGACGTTCTGAACCGGTTTCTGGGTCAGCGGGCGACCAAGGATAATCTGCAGAAAATGCGGGTGGCCACGGAGCGGGAGAAAACGGAGTTGGAAAAGCAGAGGCAACGGCTCGTGGACGAGATGGAAACGAGAAAATTCTCGGAGGCGAGGAACGCGGAACAGTGAGTTTCCATCCTTCATCGTCGCGCGTTGTTCTCGATATCTCACGTTTCGTCCCGGCGATTCGCTCAGAAACGCGGAAGAGATGGAAAAACTGAATCGTCAGATCGGCGAGCAACGATCGCGCCA containing:
- the LOC107964132 gene encoding uncharacterized protein LOC107964132, whose translation is MPDPLAPTMDNKLNDLNKRIVEIKKKIQLSEGQRKANFEEYEAKKHEYAEKITTLKQSIKELYVEYANTQNNEGKSRVRTGSESYGKKRNLDETIARMQEDNVRLRKKHDLIKYQRNKREQRLRSLLDEYGRLMNNKMRKIFKRKMENPLRNKIVKLEVRLEHMRMMQIKANITRMRYASMCSDLKRKSVFYASILKNLEDEIKERENETKRLQASEKISMFIVYKNSV
- the LOC113218665 gene encoding plectin-like gives rise to the protein MQGMLIKEEIEITNCSKERHAVLEEYRERVLERKMELERLEKMIFQSRPRDDFDCSRGRGQGAEDASKDEVARLEETFAKLRGATGVSRTEDVLNRFLGQRATKDNLQKMRVATEREKTELEKQRQRLVDEMETRKFSEARNAEQNAEEMEKLNRQIGEQRSRQLKADTEKRRVEDLVQEIATTLWNVWNKFRDIIDTVPEESKKIQNPLQLIDLINEKATSIIESLGGPDKYLEILDEISVDKLETISITTTSVEGKATRANEGPLFPRFPSSTTPATLLSEDEEDVPTRNNLKKQAQQLVDIKSRRKGFTFKR